From one Chryseobacterium culicis genomic stretch:
- a CDS encoding ZIP family metal transporter yields the protein MTTVLLLILSVVTGVFLGKHFGKKEKLAKNLLILSAGFLITICLNEVFPQVYTSAGSSNLGIFVIGGVLLQMILEALTKGFEHGHFHHHSEHNILPAALMVGLFIHAFIEGIPLANETHEMSPYLWGIVFHNLPISFILGAFLFNRKGESKSSSSYPSILIVALFALASPMGMLLGNYFNPDLQPYFLAIVGGIFLHISSVIIFESNKNHNIDWVKIGLVVLGVSLALMMHVFHQHPTAVHSH from the coding sequence ATGACAACAGTACTTTTACTGATTTTAAGTGTCGTAACAGGCGTATTTCTGGGGAAACACTTTGGTAAAAAAGAAAAACTGGCTAAAAATCTTTTGATATTGAGTGCCGGTTTTTTAATTACGATCTGTCTCAATGAAGTTTTCCCTCAGGTTTATACCTCTGCCGGAAGCAGTAATCTTGGGATATTCGTCATCGGAGGAGTTCTTCTTCAGATGATTCTGGAAGCACTTACCAAAGGTTTTGAACATGGACACTTCCATCATCATAGTGAACATAATATCCTTCCCGCTGCTTTAATGGTAGGATTATTCATCCATGCTTTCATTGAAGGAATTCCTCTTGCCAATGAAACGCACGAGATGTCTCCTTACCTTTGGGGGATTGTATTTCACAATCTGCCTATTTCATTTATTCTGGGGGCATTTTTATTTAACAGAAAGGGAGAATCAAAAAGTTCGTCCTCTTATCCTTCTATTCTCATTGTAGCCTTATTTGCACTGGCTTCTCCAATGGGAATGTTATTAGGAAACTATTTCAATCCTGATCTTCAGCCTTATTTTCTGGCTATTGTAGGGGGAATATTCCTTCATATTTCCTCTGTCATCATTTTTGAAAGTAATAAAAATCATAATATAGACTGGGTAAAGATCGGACTGGTTGTTTTAGGAGTTTCCCTTGCGTTGATGATGCATGTTTTCCATCAGCATCCTACCGCTGTTCATTCTCATTAA
- a CDS encoding class I SAM-dependent DNA methyltransferase: protein MEWFESWFDTPYYHLLYSNRDYTEAENFITKLTADLQLPPQSKIIDLACGKGRHSVFLNKLGYDVLGLDLSRQSIESDKQYENQTLLFEVHDMRNPIDADPMDAVFNLFTSFGYFDNENDDKKVFQSVYNALKPGGYFVLDYLNEAYVRNTLIPETTVTRGDIDFRILKKIEGRHVIKDIRFEADGKPFHFFEKVKLHTLEAIHNYASECGFERIKIWGDYQLNEFNKENSPRCINLFKKK from the coding sequence ATGGAATGGTTTGAATCTTGGTTTGATACCCCTTATTATCATTTGCTTTATAGCAACAGAGACTATACTGAAGCTGAAAACTTCATTACAAAGCTTACTGCGGACCTTCAGCTTCCGCCTCAGTCGAAAATCATAGATCTTGCCTGTGGAAAGGGAAGACACTCTGTTTTCCTCAATAAATTAGGGTATGATGTTTTGGGTCTTGACCTATCAAGACAAAGTATTGAATCTGATAAACAGTATGAAAATCAAACACTGCTTTTTGAAGTTCATGATATGAGAAACCCAATTGATGCTGATCCTATGGATGCTGTATTCAACTTATTTACAAGTTTTGGGTACTTTGATAATGAAAATGATGATAAAAAAGTATTTCAATCGGTTTATAATGCATTGAAGCCCGGAGGATATTTTGTCCTTGATTATCTGAATGAAGCGTATGTAAGAAATACACTGATCCCTGAAACAACAGTCACACGCGGTGATATTGATTTCAGAATCCTGAAAAAAATCGAAGGCAGACATGTCATCAAAGATATCCGTTTTGAAGCTGACGGTAAACCGTTTCATTTTTTTGAAAAGGTAAAGCTTCATACATTGGAAGCCATTCACAACTATGCCTCTGAATGTGGCTTTGAAAGAATAAAAATCTGGGGAGACTATCAGCTGAATGAATTTAATAAAGAAAATTCCCCACGTTGTATCAATTTATTTAAGAAAAAATAA
- a CDS encoding class I SAM-dependent RNA methyltransferase — protein MDTENIKIQIKTFFGLEQILAEEIKKLGGRNVEIKNRAVNCEGDLGFLYKINYSARTALKILVPIHEFKAFNQHQFYDRLFKFEWENFMDVDQSFSIDATVNSETFKHSQFVTLKMKDAIVDYFQDKFKRRPNVETRNPDIKFHLHIDRELVMISMDSSGDPLFKRGYRREQGEAPINEVLASGMLQLAGWDGKGNFLDPMCGSGTLLIEAAMIAMDLPAQIFRKRFGFQNWNNYDAELFSKIKEFRINRVRQFDGKIVGYDIDARMLNAARMNVEAAEMEDVIEIKKQNFFDSKKELFPLLMVFNPPYDERISINDDDFYKKIGDTFKTNYPNTLAWLISSDLEAVKKIGLRPSRKIKLFNGKLETRFLQYEMYEGTKKVHKLEGNN, from the coding sequence ATGGATACAGAAAATATTAAAATACAGATAAAGACATTCTTCGGATTGGAGCAGATTCTGGCAGAAGAAATCAAAAAATTAGGGGGAAGAAATGTTGAAATCAAAAACAGGGCAGTAAATTGTGAAGGAGATCTTGGTTTTCTTTATAAAATCAATTACTCTGCGAGAACAGCATTGAAGATTCTGGTTCCGATTCATGAGTTCAAGGCTTTTAATCAACATCAGTTTTATGACAGACTGTTCAAATTTGAATGGGAAAACTTCATGGATGTTGACCAGTCTTTCTCTATTGATGCTACGGTAAATTCTGAAACATTCAAGCATTCTCAATTTGTTACGTTAAAAATGAAGGATGCCATCGTGGATTATTTTCAGGACAAATTCAAAAGACGTCCGAATGTAGAAACAAGAAATCCGGATATCAAATTCCACCTTCATATTGACAGGGAGCTGGTGATGATTTCAATGGATTCATCAGGAGACCCTTTATTTAAAAGAGGATATAGAAGAGAGCAGGGAGAAGCCCCTATCAATGAAGTGTTGGCAAGCGGAATGCTTCAGCTGGCAGGCTGGGACGGAAAAGGAAATTTCCTGGATCCTATGTGCGGTTCCGGAACCCTATTGATTGAAGCAGCAATGATTGCGATGGATCTTCCGGCTCAGATCTTCAGAAAAAGATTCGGATTCCAGAACTGGAATAACTATGACGCAGAATTGTTCTCGAAAATCAAAGAATTCAGAATTAACAGAGTCAGACAGTTTGATGGAAAAATTGTTGGATATGACATCGATGCAAGAATGCTGAATGCTGCAAGAATGAACGTAGAAGCGGCAGAGATGGAAGATGTAATTGAGATCAAAAAACAGAATTTCTTTGATTCTAAAAAAGAATTGTTCCCATTATTAATGGTTTTCAACCCTCCGTATGATGAGAGAATTTCCATCAATGATGATGACTTCTACAAGAAAATCGGGGATACTTTTAAAACCAATTATCCGAATACCTTAGCATGGCTGATCTCTTCTGATCTTGAAGCCGTGAAGAAAATCGGTTTACGTCCTTCAAGAAAGATCAAACTTTTCAACGGAAAACTGGAAACGAGATTTTTGCAGTACGAAATGTATGAGGGAACGAAGAAAGTACATAAACTGGAAGGTAATAATTAA
- a CDS encoding branched-chain amino acid ABC transporter substrate-binding protein — translation MSWNFLDVFDVVLNGLELLGSRSRSTSDRESLNYDEKPGKKESKRSRYFTEKVSVVLMVLAAFSFFIVFKDPLPVENYTQTLVVTSLIGVGISFVVFFILHVMELYYFKSIFKLLLFSCSVMGFFISVVMYIYFRSGWFI, via the coding sequence ATGTCCTGGAATTTTTTAGATGTATTTGATGTGGTTTTGAATGGATTAGAACTGTTGGGTTCCCGTTCACGTTCAACTTCGGACAGGGAGAGTCTGAATTATGACGAGAAACCCGGGAAAAAAGAGTCAAAGAGATCCAGATATTTCACCGAGAAAGTAAGTGTAGTACTTATGGTATTGGCTGCATTTTCTTTTTTTATTGTTTTTAAAGATCCGTTGCCCGTAGAAAATTATACACAAACTTTAGTTGTCACTTCCTTAATAGGAGTAGGAATTTCTTTTGTTGTATTTTTTATCCTGCATGTGATGGAGCTTTATTATTTTAAAAGTATCTTTAAACTGCTTTTATTCAGCTGTTCAGTAATGGGTTTCTTTATTTCTGTGGTCATGTATATCTATTTCAGATCTGGCTGGTTTATTTAA
- a CDS encoding helix-turn-helix domain-containing protein — protein MDFQIQYLTPDIKLSSYDDKLFKTETVFEYHMLVWFISGETKIIQADKTYIFKAGDLFLIPRNHLATIINYPKDGLPHKAVAMHLTTERLKDFYRSVGEQRKTGYREASIHSFDSHPLLNSCLASLIPYFEMEGPFPENIAHLKITEAISIIREIDPDIDSILADFDEPGKVDLIHFMEKNYMFNMPLERFGYLTGRSLSTFNRDFRKIFQTTPQRWLTQKRLELAFYHLSEKNKKPSDVFLEVGFEDLSHFSHAFKKQYGFAPSLAR, from the coding sequence ATGGATTTCCAGATACAATACCTCACCCCGGATATCAAGCTTTCCAGTTATGATGATAAGCTGTTCAAAACCGAAACAGTGTTTGAATACCATATGCTGGTCTGGTTCATATCAGGAGAAACGAAGATTATTCAGGCCGATAAAACCTATATTTTCAAAGCAGGAGATCTATTTCTGATCCCAAGGAATCATCTGGCCACGATTATCAATTATCCAAAAGACGGACTTCCTCATAAAGCAGTAGCCATGCATCTTACCACAGAACGTCTGAAAGATTTTTACCGTTCGGTTGGGGAGCAAAGAAAAACCGGATATCGGGAAGCCAGCATTCACAGCTTTGACAGTCATCCGCTTTTGAACAGCTGTCTTGCTTCTCTAATCCCCTATTTTGAGATGGAAGGGCCATTTCCTGAAAACATTGCTCATTTAAAGATTACTGAGGCGATCAGTATTATAAGGGAAATTGATCCGGATATAGATTCTATACTCGCCGATTTCGATGAGCCCGGAAAAGTGGATCTGATTCATTTTATGGAAAAGAATTATATGTTCAATATGCCTTTGGAACGGTTCGGATATCTTACGGGAAGGAGCTTATCTACTTTCAACCGTGATTTCAGAAAGATTTTTCAAACAACACCGCAGCGTTGGCTCACCCAAAAGCGTCTTGAACTCGCCTTTTATCATTTGTCTGAAAAGAATAAAAAACCTTCTGATGTTTTCCTGGAAGTAGGTTTTGAAGATCTGTCGCATTTTTCGCACGCCTTTAAAAAGCAGTATGGCTTTGCGCCTTCACTGGCACGATAA
- a CDS encoding SDR family NAD(P)-dependent oxidoreductase, protein MEFTINALQQPVQSGFNAYSTAQEVIKGMDLTGKTVIITGGYAGIGLETTKVLISAGAQVIIPARDIEKARKNLSGIENFELEEMDLMNPSSIDAFAERFTASGKSLDLLINNAGIMWVPLRRDSRGFESQLATNYFGQFHLTAKLWPALKKANGARVISVSSYGHQMSPFDFEDPNFERRDYDTLSGYGQSKTACNLFAVALDERGKEFNIRAYSLHPGSVYGTDLGREEPIELFKQLGTHDENGNIKPEVEARLKTVPQGAATTIWCAVSPQLKEIGGVYCENCDIAEIDHGQIEHRFDEPATIRGVQSYSVDKKNAERLWKLSEEMLGFRFDA, encoded by the coding sequence ATGGAATTTACAATCAATGCATTGCAACAGCCTGTTCAATCAGGATTCAATGCGTATTCAACAGCACAGGAAGTTATTAAAGGAATGGATCTTACGGGAAAAACGGTGATCATCACCGGCGGTTATGCAGGAATTGGTCTTGAAACCACAAAAGTACTGATCTCAGCCGGAGCACAGGTTATTATTCCGGCAAGAGATATTGAAAAGGCACGAAAAAATCTCTCAGGGATTGAAAATTTTGAACTTGAAGAAATGGATCTGATGAATCCATCTTCTATTGATGCTTTTGCAGAACGATTTACAGCATCAGGAAAAAGCCTGGATCTGCTTATTAATAATGCAGGAATCATGTGGGTTCCTCTTCGCAGAGATAGCAGAGGTTTTGAATCTCAGCTGGCAACCAATTACTTTGGACAGTTTCACCTTACCGCAAAATTATGGCCGGCTCTGAAAAAAGCTAACGGCGCAAGGGTGATCAGTGTTTCTTCTTATGGGCATCAGATGTCTCCTTTTGATTTTGAAGATCCTAATTTTGAGAGAAGAGACTATGACACCCTATCCGGATACGGACAATCCAAAACAGCCTGTAATCTGTTTGCTGTAGCACTGGATGAAAGAGGAAAAGAATTCAACATCAGAGCGTATTCTCTTCATCCCGGTTCTGTATATGGAACTGACCTGGGCAGAGAAGAGCCTATTGAACTTTTTAAACAGCTTGGAACCCATGATGAAAACGGAAATATCAAACCGGAAGTGGAGGCCCGATTAAAAACTGTTCCCCAAGGGGCTGCCACTACAATCTGGTGTGCTGTAAGCCCACAGCTTAAGGAAATTGGCGGAGTGTATTGTGAAAACTGTGATATTGCGGAAATAGATCATGGACAAATAGAGCACCGATTTGATGAACCGGCAACCATCCGAGGAGTACAGTCTTATTCCGTCGATAAAAAAAATGCTGAACGTTTATGGAAATTAAGTGAAGAAATGCTGGGTTTCCGGTTTGATGCCTAA
- a CDS encoding glycosyltransferase — MKPTISIVVAIYNRKDELFELLTSLTQQTDKEFEIIIVDDGSLIDLKPTIKNFEQGLDIKYFRKDNSGPGLTRNYGAARAAHEWLVFVDSDVIVEKDYIEHIKNDILTIPCDAFGGADKAHKGFNLMQKAISYSMTSVFTTGGIRGSKKAVSKFQPRSFNMGVKKAVFEKVGGFSEMRIGEDPDLSMTLWENGFTTAFFDDIAVYHKRRVDFGKFSKQVYQFGCARPILNQRHPNYVKISFAFPTLFMLGYVMGFLEYFIMHRGIILAFYGLYTFLVLFHALLLTKNISIAGMAVVSTYIQMFSYGYGFLKSWILLNVFRMKPEDAFPHHYYKK; from the coding sequence TTGAAGCCTACTATTTCCATTGTCGTTGCCATTTACAACCGAAAAGATGAACTTTTTGAGCTGCTGACTTCTCTTACCCAGCAGACGGATAAGGAGTTTGAGATCATTATTGTAGATGACGGTTCTCTGATCGATCTGAAGCCAACCATCAAAAACTTTGAACAAGGGTTGGATATTAAATATTTCAGAAAGGATAATTCAGGACCTGGACTGACAAGAAATTATGGCGCAGCAAGAGCAGCCCATGAATGGCTGGTATTTGTAGATAGTGATGTCATTGTTGAAAAAGATTATATTGAACATATTAAAAACGATATCCTGACGATTCCCTGTGATGCGTTTGGAGGGGCAGATAAGGCTCATAAAGGATTCAATCTGATGCAGAAGGCTATTTCCTATTCCATGACTTCTGTTTTTACTACAGGAGGAATTAGAGGAAGTAAGAAAGCCGTTTCTAAATTTCAGCCCAGAAGTTTTAATATGGGCGTGAAAAAGGCTGTTTTTGAAAAAGTAGGCGGATTTTCTGAAATGAGAATAGGAGAGGATCCGGATTTGTCTATGACCCTTTGGGAAAACGGTTTTACCACTGCTTTTTTTGATGATATTGCAGTATACCATAAGCGCAGAGTTGATTTTGGGAAATTTTCCAAGCAGGTTTATCAGTTTGGCTGTGCAAGACCGATTCTTAACCAGAGACACCCTAATTATGTGAAGATTTCTTTTGCATTTCCTACTTTATTTATGTTGGGATATGTGATGGGCTTCCTGGAGTATTTTATTATGCATAGAGGAATCATCCTTGCCTTCTATGGATTATATACCTTTTTGGTGCTGTTTCATGCTTTATTGCTGACTAAAAATATCAGTATTGCCGGTATGGCGGTTGTTTCCACCTATATTCAAATGTTTTCTTACGGGTATGGATTCCTGAAATCCTGGATTTTGCTGAATGTTTTCAGAATGAAACCTGAGGATGCTTTTCCACATCATTATTATAAAAAGTAA
- a CDS encoding DUF6443 domain-containing protein: MKKIHLLGLLLIVMLTSAQSTTENYIQSQTCLSGDCSKKTETLTYFDGLGRPKQMVSVKATTTGKDLVTPITYDAFGRQVKDILPVPANTLNSAIHTGITNETAANSYYGTANAYTEKEMENSPLDRLKQVAQAGDPWKMGSGHTQKYTYEVNLGSEVKKFITSTTTATSGTDHKTISSVSIVPGSEFYAPGTLYKNTVTDEDGTPVIEFQNGRGETVLVRRTDGTQHIDTYYVYNEYGQKAFIIPALAVKKIEQNNNVVTTDIVNSFCYQYRYDGQYRQVEKRLPGRDDWESVVYDAADRPVLTQDVNLKNKGQWLLTKYDALGRVAYTGLINGGSRADLQGQITNLVISETPTAAGFSKNGIVVYYTNTLFTSFQTLLSVHYYDSYPRDTKEFPPAKILDQYVINEDKALNGGANTQGLPTASYLKNIEDDNWTKTYFYYNTKGEKVAEKSWNHLGGYTKKEFRLDFSGAVDESYTYHKKGASDAEVTIQERFVYDDQKRLLKHYHKVNSQMDELLAENTYNDLGQLINKKTGNTTGTPLQSIDQAYNIRGWITKVNDPTSLNGKLFAYELKYHNPVYSTVSTGKYNGNIAEIDWSSADTGIFRRYNYQYDGLERLKEGMYSEPNATVPRNNYYNESLTYDVNGNIQTLKRNLLSNGGAVMMDNLGYTYTGNRLARVNDTSGNYAGYPDVSGNEIPYDGNGNMTTHLDKGILKINYNFLNLPNQIEFNSLYKSRDYYNLLFNVNTKYVYKADGTKLKKIYTFGSGKTNIETTSATDYLDGFQYTNNVLSFVPTSEGYYDFVQNKYIYNYTDQVGNIRLAYYKDASGNPTIDRATHYYPFGLEFGGELVTANSLSPNYKYSTQGQEKQTETGWSSYRWRNYDPAIGRFFNVDPLSEKYAYQSHYNFSENRVVDGRELEGLEWQSTKRAQDLPGDPAEFAEMIGGGINSLRAAVANNVARTANFFSNDAVRNKLVVGEDGGLTLLTGVPKESLKEKVANGALDWGTILLSVAGGPEGMLTAQGGRSPVVKGFEEVKDAVKTVHGNSKMSTKAQHGYEIFDKKSGVVSEFGISGQKRSASQVKNSGSARINQKLKTKYNNDPNIGGRVVNDNLGNRKQALDWEKGKVKDFKNEYGEKPKRQIRP; this comes from the coding sequence ATGAAAAAAATACACCTATTAGGTCTGCTGTTGATAGTCATGCTGACCTCTGCACAAAGTACCACCGAAAACTATATACAGTCCCAAACCTGCCTGAGCGGTGACTGCAGCAAAAAGACGGAAACCCTTACCTATTTTGACGGATTAGGACGACCCAAGCAAATGGTCAGTGTAAAAGCGACCACCACAGGAAAAGATCTGGTGACTCCCATTACGTATGATGCCTTCGGAAGACAGGTAAAGGATATTCTGCCAGTTCCGGCTAATACCCTCAATTCAGCCATCCATACCGGGATTACCAATGAAACTGCGGCTAATTCTTACTACGGGACAGCCAATGCCTATACGGAAAAGGAAATGGAGAATTCTCCATTAGACAGGCTAAAGCAAGTGGCACAAGCCGGTGATCCCTGGAAGATGGGCAGTGGACATACTCAGAAATATACCTATGAAGTAAATCTGGGAAGTGAGGTAAAGAAATTTATCACGAGTACAACCACGGCCACATCTGGAACAGATCATAAAACCATTTCCTCTGTATCCATAGTGCCGGGCAGTGAGTTTTATGCTCCGGGCACTTTATACAAGAATACCGTAACCGATGAAGACGGAACTCCTGTCATAGAGTTTCAGAACGGACGTGGTGAGACGGTACTGGTACGTAGAACAGATGGAACCCAACATATTGACACCTATTATGTCTACAATGAATACGGACAAAAGGCATTTATAATTCCTGCTTTGGCAGTAAAAAAGATTGAGCAGAATAATAATGTTGTTACCACGGATATTGTCAACAGCTTTTGCTATCAATACCGCTACGACGGGCAGTACAGGCAGGTGGAAAAAAGACTGCCGGGAAGGGATGATTGGGAATCTGTGGTATATGATGCAGCAGACCGTCCGGTTCTTACCCAGGATGTCAACCTGAAAAATAAAGGCCAATGGCTGCTAACCAAATATGATGCACTGGGACGTGTTGCCTATACCGGACTTATTAACGGAGGAAGCCGTGCAGATCTGCAAGGACAGATTACCAATCTTGTTATCAGCGAAACCCCGACAGCTGCAGGTTTTAGCAAAAACGGGATTGTCGTGTATTATACCAATACGCTTTTTACCAGTTTCCAGACGCTTCTTTCTGTTCATTACTATGATTCCTATCCAAGAGATACCAAAGAGTTTCCCCCTGCAAAAATCCTCGATCAATATGTAATTAACGAAGATAAGGCACTTAACGGAGGCGCCAATACCCAAGGCCTGCCCACAGCATCTTATCTAAAAAATATTGAGGATGATAACTGGACAAAAACCTATTTCTATTATAACACCAAAGGGGAAAAAGTAGCGGAGAAAAGCTGGAATCACCTGGGCGGATATACAAAAAAGGAATTCAGACTTGATTTTTCCGGTGCTGTAGACGAAAGCTATACCTATCACAAAAAAGGGGCTTCCGATGCTGAGGTTACCATCCAGGAAAGGTTTGTATATGATGACCAGAAAAGGCTGCTGAAACACTATCACAAGGTGAACAGCCAAATGGACGAACTGCTGGCAGAAAACACCTACAATGATCTTGGACAGCTTATCAATAAAAAAACAGGCAATACCACGGGTACTCCTTTACAGTCGATAGATCAAGCCTACAATATCCGTGGATGGATTACGAAAGTGAATGATCCCACCAGCTTAAACGGGAAGCTCTTTGCCTACGAGTTGAAATACCATAATCCCGTGTATTCTACGGTGTCTACAGGGAAATACAATGGGAATATTGCAGAAATAGACTGGTCAAGCGCAGATACCGGAATATTCAGAAGGTATAATTACCAGTATGATGGCTTAGAAAGGCTGAAAGAGGGAATGTATTCTGAACCCAATGCCACCGTTCCCAGGAATAATTATTACAACGAATCCCTCACCTATGATGTCAACGGGAATATCCAAACCTTAAAAAGAAACTTGCTCTCCAACGGAGGAGCTGTAATGATGGATAATTTGGGGTATACATACACCGGGAACAGACTTGCCAGGGTGAATGATACTTCCGGAAATTATGCTGGCTACCCCGACGTTTCAGGAAATGAGATTCCTTATGATGGTAACGGGAATATGACTACCCATTTGGATAAAGGGATATTAAAGATTAATTACAATTTCCTGAATCTTCCCAATCAAATAGAATTCAATTCTTTATATAAATCACGGGATTATTACAATCTGCTTTTCAATGTCAATACAAAATATGTATACAAAGCAGATGGAACCAAGCTTAAAAAGATCTATACCTTCGGTTCCGGCAAAACGAATATCGAAACCACCTCTGCTACAGACTATCTGGATGGATTTCAATATACCAATAATGTATTAAGCTTTGTACCTACTTCAGAGGGCTATTATGACTTCGTTCAGAATAAGTATATTTACAACTATACCGATCAGGTAGGAAACATCAGACTGGCATACTACAAAGATGCTTCCGGAAATCCTACAATAGACAGAGCTACTCATTATTATCCTTTCGGGCTAGAGTTTGGAGGAGAGCTAGTTACTGCCAATTCATTATCTCCAAATTACAAATATTCTACACAGGGGCAGGAAAAACAGACGGAAACAGGCTGGAGTTCTTACCGATGGAGGAACTATGACCCTGCGATAGGAAGGTTCTTTAATGTAGATCCTTTAAGTGAAAAGTATGCTTACCAGTCACATTACAACTTCTCAGAGAATAGAGTTGTTGATGGAAGAGAGCTGGAAGGCTTAGAATGGCAAAGCACAAAAAGAGCACAAGATCTTCCTGGTGATCCTGCAGAATTTGCAGAAATGATTGGTGGTGGGATTAACAGTCTAAGGGCTGCAGTCGCCAATAATGTTGCAAGAACAGCCAATTTTTTCTCGAATGACGCTGTAAGAAATAAACTTGTAGTTGGTGAAGATGGTGGGCTGACTTTGCTTACAGGAGTTCCTAAAGAATCCTTGAAAGAGAAAGTAGCAAACGGGGCTCTTGATTGGGGGACTATACTTCTATCTGTTGCTGGTGGACCTGAAGGAATGTTAACTGCTCAAGGAGGGAGATCGCCTGTTGTAAAAGGGTTTGAAGAGGTAAAAGATGCGGTAAAGACGGTTCATGGAAATTCTAAAATGAGTACAAAAGCCCAGCATGGTTATGAGATATTTGATAAAAAATCGGGAGTTGTTTCAGAATTTGGAATAAGTGGGCAAAAAAGAAGTGCTTCACAAGTAAAGAATAGTGGATCTGCAAGAATTAATCAGAAATTAAAAACAAAATATAATAATGATCCCAATATTGGTGGACGAGTGGTTAATGATAACCTTGGAAATAGAAAACAGGCTCTCGATTGGGAAAAAGGAAAAGTCAAGGATTTTAAAAATGAATACGGAGAAAAGCCTAAAAGACAAATTAGACCTTAA
- a CDS encoding GIY-YIG nuclease family protein gives MIEFPKGRYTYYIYILTNKNRKVLYTGVTENLHRRLYQHKTKLNRSSFTARYNLEFLIYYEKYDWIHCAIEREKEIKNWSRIKKLELIRTINPNLEFLNYLFENWR, from the coding sequence ATGATTGAATTTCCAAAAGGAAGATACACCTACTATATCTATATTCTTACTAATAAAAATAGAAAAGTACTTTATACGGGGGTTACAGAAAACCTCCACAGAAGATTGTATCAGCACAAAACAAAGCTAAATCGGAGTAGCTTCACGGCAAGATATAATCTTGAATTTTTGATTTATTATGAGAAATATGATTGGATTCATTGTGCTATTGAAAGAGAAAAAGAAATTAAAAACTGGTCAAGAATTAAAAAACTTGAACTTATAAGGACAATCAATCCTAATCTTGAATTTTTGAATTACTTGTTTGAAAATTGGCGTTAA